From the genome of Nicotiana sylvestris chromosome 2, ASM39365v2, whole genome shotgun sequence, one region includes:
- the LOC138885381 gene encoding uncharacterized protein, translating to MDIICDGPHVPMKKLGETRPMVPKDRKEYINIDRKAVEKNYRAMKILKYGKHCKGTTQVKQSKIDMLTTEYELFRMKDDESIQDMHTRFTSITNELHSLGDVIPKNKLVRKILSVLPGSWESKVNSIVKLKIYKL from the exons ATGGACATCAtctgtgatggtccacatgttcctatgaagAAGCTTGGAGAAACTAGACCAATGGTGCCGAAAGACAGAAAAGAGTACATTAATATTGATAGAAAAGccgtagaaaagaactatcgtgccaTGAAAATCTTG aaatatgggaagcattgcaaaggaactactcaggttaaacagtccaagattgacatgctcaccactgagtatgagctcttcaggatgaaggatgatgagtctatacaagatatgcacactaGATTCACATCCATCACaaatgagcttcattcacttggagatgttattcccaaaaacaagcttgtaaggaaaattctcagtgttctacctggATCTTGGGAGAGTAAGGTGAATTCCATAGTtaagctaaagatctacaaactctaa